In Paraburkholderia bryophila, a single genomic region encodes these proteins:
- a CDS encoding PhoH family protein, whose amino-acid sequence MPLPTPPSKLGNLLPPDEYKAKAATPARSASKKQAGDGEAAESADYGRANVAKPMANAANAATTLRTVPASSATPVANASAEQAAPARGRKTKQTAALLQPVPAARPHAEPAAPAAQPVVARAPSAKQADAAAPAAVAPATRGAGKKRSTSADPAEVQKLFVLDTNVLMHDPSCLFRFEEHDVYLPMMTLEELDNHKKGMSEVARNARQVSRTLDALVANAGNISDGISLARLGSREASGRLFFQTTLATIEPVEGLPEGKADNQILGVVRALQRDRMDRQVVLVSKDINMRIKAHALGLPAEDYFNDQVLEDSDLLYSGIRALPQDFWTRHAKGMESWQDTKTGTTYYRVTGPLCASMLVNEFVYLEPQNGEPAFHALVRELNGKTALLQTLRDYGHHKNNVWGITARNREQNFALNLLMNPEIDFVTLLGQAGTGKTLVALAAGLAQVLDDKRYNEIIVTRATVPVGEDIGFLPGTEEEKMQPWMGAFDDNLEVLQKTDDAAGEWGRAATQELIRSRLKVKSMNFMRGRTFVDKYLIIDEAQNLTPKQMKTLVTRAGPGTKIICLGNIAQIDTPYLTEGSSGLTYVVDRFKGWAHSGHVTLARGERSRLADYASEIL is encoded by the coding sequence ATGCCTTTGCCTACTCCCCCCAGCAAGCTCGGCAATCTCCTGCCGCCTGACGAATACAAGGCCAAAGCCGCTACGCCGGCGCGCTCCGCCTCGAAGAAACAGGCTGGCGACGGGGAAGCCGCAGAGTCGGCCGATTACGGCCGCGCGAACGTCGCCAAGCCAATGGCGAATGCCGCCAATGCCGCGACCACCTTGCGGACCGTGCCGGCGTCGTCGGCAACCCCTGTTGCGAATGCTTCCGCGGAGCAAGCTGCTCCGGCGCGCGGCCGCAAAACGAAGCAAACCGCTGCCCTGTTGCAGCCGGTTCCCGCCGCCCGCCCGCACGCCGAGCCGGCCGCACCCGCAGCACAACCGGTGGTGGCGCGCGCGCCGAGCGCGAAGCAGGCCGACGCCGCCGCACCCGCAGCCGTTGCGCCCGCCACACGCGGTGCCGGCAAGAAACGCAGCACGAGCGCCGATCCGGCCGAAGTGCAGAAGCTGTTCGTGCTCGACACGAACGTGCTGATGCACGATCCAAGCTGCCTGTTCCGGTTCGAGGAACACGACGTCTATCTGCCGATGATGACGTTGGAAGAACTCGACAACCACAAGAAGGGCATGTCGGAAGTCGCGCGTAATGCTCGCCAGGTGAGCCGTACGCTGGACGCGCTGGTGGCCAACGCCGGCAATATCTCCGACGGCATTTCGCTCGCCCGTCTGGGTAGCCGCGAGGCGTCAGGACGTCTTTTCTTCCAGACCACGCTGGCCACCATCGAACCGGTGGAAGGTCTGCCGGAAGGCAAGGCCGACAACCAGATCCTCGGCGTCGTGCGCGCGTTGCAGCGCGACCGGATGGATCGCCAGGTCGTGCTGGTGTCGAAAGACATCAACATGCGCATCAAGGCGCATGCGCTCGGCCTGCCCGCCGAAGATTACTTCAACGACCAGGTGCTCGAAGACAGCGATCTGCTGTACTCGGGCATCCGCGCGCTGCCGCAGGACTTCTGGACCAGGCACGCGAAGGGCATGGAGAGCTGGCAGGACACCAAAACCGGCACCACGTATTACCGGGTGACGGGTCCGCTGTGCGCATCGATGCTGGTCAACGAGTTCGTCTATCTGGAGCCGCAAAACGGCGAACCGGCGTTCCATGCGCTGGTGCGTGAGTTGAACGGCAAGACCGCGTTGCTGCAAACCTTGCGCGACTACGGCCACCACAAGAACAACGTGTGGGGCATCACGGCGCGTAACCGCGAGCAGAATTTCGCGCTGAACCTGTTGATGAATCCGGAGATCGACTTCGTCACGCTGCTGGGTCAGGCCGGTACCGGCAAGACGCTGGTCGCGCTCGCGGCCGGTCTGGCGCAGGTGCTCGACGACAAGCGCTACAACGAGATCATCGTGACACGCGCCACGGTGCCGGTCGGTGAGGACATCGGCTTCCTGCCGGGTACGGAAGAGGAAAAAATGCAGCCGTGGATGGGTGCATTCGACGACAACCTCGAAGTCCTGCAGAAAACCGACGACGCCGCCGGCGAATGGGGCCGCGCCGCCACGCAGGAGTTGATCCGTTCGCGCCTGAAGGTGAAGAGCATGAACTTCATGCGCGGCCGCACGTTCGTGGACAAGTATCTGATCATCGACGAGGCGCAGAATCTGACGCCGAAGCAGATGAAGACGCTGGTCACGCGCGCGGGCCCGGGTACGAAGATCATCTGTCTGGGCAACATCGCGCAGATCGATACGCCGTATCTGACCGAAGGCAGTTCGGGGTTGACGTACGTGGTCGACCGCTTCAAGGGCTGGGCGCACAGCGGGCACGTCACGCTGGCGCGCGGCGAACGTTCGCGGCTTGCCGATTACGCGTCGGAAATTCTTTAA
- a CDS encoding peroxiredoxin, whose product MPIAVDQPIPDFTAPATGGEITLSKLRGKKVVLYFYPKDNTPGCTTEGLQFRDLYPKFKKAGAEILGVSRDSLRSHDNFKAKLELPFPLISDPEEALCALFGVMKMKKMYGKEVRGIERSTFLIDAEGVLRQEWRGVKVPGHVDDILEAVQAL is encoded by the coding sequence GTGCCCATCGCAGTCGACCAACCCATCCCCGACTTCACCGCCCCCGCTACCGGCGGCGAGATCACGCTGTCCAAACTGCGGGGCAAGAAGGTGGTGCTGTATTTCTATCCGAAGGACAACACGCCGGGCTGCACGACCGAAGGCCTGCAGTTCCGCGACCTGTATCCGAAGTTCAAGAAGGCCGGCGCGGAAATCCTCGGCGTGTCGCGCGACAGCCTGCGCTCGCATGACAATTTCAAGGCGAAGCTCGAATTGCCGTTCCCGCTGATCTCCGATCCGGAAGAAGCGTTGTGCGCGCTGTTCGGCGTCATGAAAATGAAGAAAATGTATGGCAAGGAAGTACGGGGAATCGAACGCTCCACGTTCCTCATCGACGCTGAAGGGGTGCTGCGCCAGGAGTGGCGCGGCGTGAAGGTGCCCGGCCACGTCGACGATATTCTGGAGGCTGTACAAGCGCTTTGA
- a CDS encoding bifunctional UDP-4-keto-pentose/UDP-xylose synthase: MKKVLILGVNGFIGHHLSKRILETTDWEVFGMDMQTERLGDLINHERMHFFEGDITINKEWVEYHVKKCDVILPLVAIATPATYVKQPLRVFELDFEANLPIVRSAVKYGKHLVFPSTSEVYGMCTDEQFDPEESQLSYGPINKPRWIYACSKQLMDRVIWGYGMEGLNFTLFRPFNWIGPGLDSIYTPKEGSSRVVTQFLGHIVRGENISLVDGGAQKRAFTDIDDGIGALMKIIENKDGIATGKIYNIGNPTNNFSVRELAHKMLALAAEFPEYAELAKNVQLVETSSGAYYGAGYQDVQNRVPKIDNTMQELDWAPKSTFDEALRKIFEAYRGHVGEARALVEQQ, encoded by the coding sequence ATGAAAAAAGTCCTGATTCTGGGTGTGAACGGCTTCATCGGCCATCACCTGTCCAAACGCATTCTCGAAACGACCGACTGGGAAGTCTTCGGGATGGACATGCAGACCGAACGTCTGGGCGACCTCATCAATCATGAGCGGATGCACTTCTTCGAAGGCGACATCACGATCAACAAGGAATGGGTCGAGTACCACGTCAAGAAATGCGACGTGATCCTGCCGCTGGTCGCGATCGCCACGCCCGCCACGTACGTGAAGCAGCCGCTGCGCGTGTTCGAACTCGACTTCGAGGCGAACCTGCCGATCGTGCGTTCGGCCGTGAAGTACGGCAAGCACCTCGTGTTTCCGTCCACGTCCGAGGTCTACGGCATGTGCACGGACGAGCAGTTCGATCCGGAAGAATCGCAACTGTCGTACGGTCCGATCAACAAGCCGCGCTGGATCTACGCGTGCTCGAAGCAGCTGATGGACCGCGTGATCTGGGGTTACGGCATGGAAGGCCTGAACTTCACGCTGTTCCGTCCGTTCAACTGGATCGGCCCGGGCCTCGACTCGATCTACACGCCGAAGGAAGGCAGCTCGCGCGTGGTCACGCAGTTCCTCGGCCATATCGTGCGCGGCGAGAACATCAGCCTGGTGGACGGCGGCGCGCAGAAGCGCGCGTTCACGGATATCGACGACGGCATCGGCGCGCTGATGAAGATCATCGAAAACAAGGACGGCATCGCCACGGGCAAGATCTACAACATCGGCAACCCGACCAACAACTTCTCGGTGCGCGAGCTCGCGCACAAGATGCTGGCGCTCGCGGCCGAGTTCCCGGAATACGCGGAACTTGCAAAGAACGTGCAACTGGTCGAAACCTCGTCGGGCGCGTACTACGGCGCCGGCTATCAGGACGTGCAGAACCGCGTGCCGAAGATCGACAACACGATGCAGGAACTCGACTGGGCGCCGAAGTCGACCTTCGACGAAGCGCTGCGCAAGATTTTCGAAGCGTATCGCGGCCACGTCGGCGAAGCCCGTGCGCTCGTCGAACAGCAATAA
- a CDS encoding polysaccharide deacetylase family protein, which produces MARIVLKIDVDTLRGTREGVPNLARIFDRFKARATFLFSLGPDHTGWAMRRVLRPGFLKKVSRTSVVEHYGVKQLMYGVLLPGPDIGAKASAEMRAIHEAGFECGIHTWDHVYWQDNVRAKDRAWTAAQMGKSHDRFVEVFGAPPVTHGAAGWQMNGHAFEQIDAWGMRYASDGRGRSPYLPVVDGKTLAHVQMPTTLPTLDEVLGVDGVDLHNVAAWMLKHTENNPHDQVFTLHAELEGQKLAPIFEQLLDGWRAQGHTFATMGDYYATLDRDTLPSYPVTWGELPGRSGELIVQP; this is translated from the coding sequence TTGGCCCGTATCGTTCTGAAGATCGACGTCGACACGCTGCGCGGCACCCGCGAAGGCGTGCCGAATCTCGCACGCATCTTCGACCGCTTCAAGGCGCGCGCCACTTTCCTGTTCAGCCTCGGGCCCGACCACACCGGTTGGGCGATGCGTCGCGTGTTGCGGCCGGGCTTTCTGAAGAAGGTGTCGCGCACCTCGGTGGTCGAACATTACGGCGTCAAGCAGTTGATGTATGGCGTGCTGCTGCCCGGTCCGGACATCGGCGCGAAGGCGTCGGCGGAAATGCGCGCGATCCACGAAGCCGGCTTCGAGTGCGGCATTCATACGTGGGACCACGTGTACTGGCAGGACAACGTGCGCGCGAAAGACCGCGCATGGACCGCCGCGCAGATGGGCAAGAGCCATGACCGTTTCGTCGAAGTATTCGGCGCGCCGCCGGTCACACACGGCGCGGCCGGCTGGCAGATGAACGGCCACGCGTTCGAGCAGATCGACGCGTGGGGCATGCGTTACGCGTCCGACGGCCGGGGCCGTTCGCCGTATCTGCCGGTGGTCGACGGCAAGACGCTCGCGCATGTGCAGATGCCCACCACGCTGCCCACGCTCGACGAAGTGCTCGGCGTGGACGGCGTCGATCTGCACAACGTCGCCGCATGGATGCTGAAGCACACCGAAAACAATCCGCACGATCAGGTGTTCACGCTGCACGCGGAACTCGAAGGGCAAAAGCTCGCGCCGATTTTCGAACAGCTACTGGACGGCTGGCGCGCGCAAGGTCATACCTTCGCGACCATGGGTGATTACTACGCCACGCTAGACCGCGACACGTTGCCATCGTACCCTGTTACGTGGGGCGAACTTCCAGGCCGCTCCGGCGAGTTGATTGTCCAGCCCTGA
- a CDS encoding inorganic phosphate transporter, translated as MQSIQLAIWVVAGLVAVALIFDFMNGFHDAANSIATVVSTGVLKPQQAVAFAAAFNVIAYFVFHLKVAATVGKGTIDPQIVDHYVIFGALVGAIGWNIITWHYGIPSSSSHALIGGLVGAALAKSGWGSLNLDGLMKTVAFIFISPLLGFVLGSFFMLAVSWIYFRTPPSKVDRRFRRLQLVSAGLYSLGHGGNDAQKTIGIIWMLLIATGYASSIADAPPLWVIGGCYLSMGVGTLFGGWRIVRTMGQKITKLKPVGGFCAESGGAITLFTASWLGIPVSTTHTITGAIVGVGATRKLSAVRWGVAGNIVWAWILTIPASAALSALAWWLGHRLL; from the coding sequence ATGCAATCGATACAACTCGCTATCTGGGTCGTTGCCGGCCTGGTGGCCGTCGCGCTGATTTTCGATTTCATGAACGGTTTTCACGACGCGGCGAATTCGATCGCGACCGTCGTGTCGACCGGCGTGCTGAAGCCGCAGCAGGCGGTGGCCTTTGCGGCGGCCTTCAACGTGATCGCGTACTTCGTGTTCCACCTGAAGGTGGCCGCGACCGTCGGCAAAGGCACGATCGACCCGCAGATCGTCGACCATTACGTGATTTTCGGCGCGCTGGTCGGTGCGATCGGCTGGAACATCATCACCTGGCATTACGGCATTCCGTCGAGCTCGTCGCATGCGTTGATCGGCGGACTGGTGGGTGCGGCGCTGGCCAAGTCGGGCTGGGGTTCGCTGAATCTCGACGGTCTGATGAAGACGGTCGCGTTCATCTTTATCTCGCCGCTGCTCGGCTTCGTACTCGGGTCGTTTTTCATGCTGGCGGTTTCGTGGATCTACTTCCGCACGCCGCCCAGCAAGGTCGATCGGCGCTTTCGGCGTTTGCAACTGGTGTCGGCGGGTTTGTATAGCCTCGGCCACGGCGGCAACGACGCGCAGAAAACCATCGGCATTATCTGGATGCTGCTGATCGCGACCGGGTATGCGTCCTCAATCGCGGATGCGCCGCCGCTGTGGGTGATCGGCGGTTGCTATCTGTCGATGGGTGTCGGCACGCTGTTCGGCGGCTGGCGGATCGTCCGCACGATGGGGCAGAAGATCACCAAGCTCAAGCCGGTCGGCGGGTTTTGCGCGGAGTCGGGTGGGGCGATCACGCTGTTTACCGCGTCGTGGCTCGGCATTCCGGTGTCCACCACGCATACGATCACCGGCGCGATCGTCGGTGTCGGCGCAACGCGGAAGCTGAGCGCGGTGCGTTGGGGTGTGGCTGGGAACATCGTCTGGGCGTGGATTCTGACGATTCCGGCCTCCGCTGCGCTCTCCGCGCTCGCCTGGTGGCTCGGCCACCGTTTGTTGTAA
- a CDS encoding SDR family NAD(P)-dependent oxidoreductase, producing MDLGLKDKVVLITGGSKGIGLACARAFALEGAKVAIVSRDPANLARAYEQLKQEGLHVHRTRADLHEPHSAADIVEEVSSAVGPIDVLINSAGAARRYDPETLDADAFRATMEAKYFPYIYPQQEVLRRMADRVKANSGAEPGTIVNIIGMGGKIASDIHIAGGAANAALMLATVGLAHYYARYGIRINAINPGATLTERVEEAVKLEATQQGIESAEALARGQAKVPLGRYAKPEEIADVALFLASRRASYVTGAIVPMDGGSAPLI from the coding sequence ATGGATCTTGGGCTGAAAGACAAGGTGGTATTGATCACAGGCGGCAGCAAAGGAATCGGCCTCGCCTGCGCCCGCGCGTTCGCCCTGGAAGGCGCCAAAGTCGCGATCGTCTCACGCGATCCGGCCAACCTCGCGCGCGCTTACGAGCAGTTAAAGCAGGAAGGCCTGCACGTACACCGAACCCGCGCCGATCTGCACGAGCCGCATAGCGCTGCGGATATCGTCGAAGAAGTCAGCAGCGCGGTCGGTCCGATCGACGTGCTGATCAACAGCGCGGGCGCCGCGCGACGCTACGATCCGGAAACGCTCGATGCCGACGCGTTCCGCGCCACCATGGAAGCGAAGTATTTCCCCTACATCTACCCGCAGCAGGAAGTGCTGCGGCGCATGGCCGATCGCGTGAAGGCCAACAGCGGCGCCGAACCGGGCACGATCGTGAATATCATCGGCATGGGCGGCAAAATCGCGAGCGACATCCATATTGCGGGCGGCGCCGCGAATGCCGCGCTGATGCTCGCCACCGTCGGCCTGGCGCACTACTACGCGCGCTACGGCATCCGCATCAACGCGATCAATCCGGGAGCGACGCTGACTGAGCGCGTCGAAGAAGCGGTCAAGCTGGAAGCGACCCAGCAAGGCATCGAAAGCGCGGAAGCGCTCGCACGAGGGCAAGCCAAGGTGCCGCTCGGTCGCTATGCCAAACCGGAGGAAATCGCCGACGTCGCGCTGTTTCTGGCGAGCCGCCGCGCGAGCTATGTGACGGGCGCGATTGTCCCGATGGATGGAGGCAGCGCGCCGCTGATCTGA
- a CDS encoding formyltransferase, whose product MKPRAVVFAYHNVGVRCLQVLLARGVEVALVVTHEDSPAENIWFGSVASVAAEHGIPVVTPADPKSAELRAAVSAARPDFIFSFYYRHMLPVDLLALAARGAYNMHGSLLPKYRGRVPTNWAVIHGETETGATLHEMAAKPDAGAIIAQTPVPILPDDTAAQVFDKVTVAAEQTLWRVLPALLAGEAPHLPNDLSHGSYYGGRKPEDGRIDWTQSAQQVYNLIRAVAPPYPGAFTDFDGQRFIVARARLAAPGALRSDLPPGLHVSDNAVFAICGDGRAITIHELRRQLDGSETVVTPAEFAQLTQIPSQIPRSS is encoded by the coding sequence ATGAAGCCGCGCGCCGTCGTATTCGCGTATCACAACGTCGGCGTGCGCTGCCTGCAGGTCCTGCTCGCGCGCGGCGTCGAGGTGGCGCTGGTCGTCACGCATGAAGACAGCCCGGCCGAGAACATCTGGTTCGGCAGCGTCGCTTCGGTCGCAGCCGAACACGGCATTCCGGTCGTCACGCCGGCGGATCCGAAGAGCGCCGAACTGCGCGCCGCGGTGAGCGCCGCGCGGCCGGACTTCATCTTCTCGTTCTACTACCGCCACATGTTGCCGGTCGACCTGCTGGCGCTCGCCGCACGGGGCGCTTACAACATGCACGGCTCGCTGCTGCCGAAGTACCGCGGCCGCGTGCCGACCAACTGGGCGGTGATCCACGGCGAAACCGAGACCGGCGCGACGCTGCACGAAATGGCCGCCAAGCCCGACGCGGGCGCGATCATTGCGCAGACGCCGGTGCCGATCCTGCCCGACGACACCGCTGCGCAAGTGTTCGACAAAGTCACGGTGGCCGCCGAGCAAACGTTGTGGCGCGTGCTGCCCGCCTTGCTGGCCGGCGAAGCGCCGCATCTGCCGAACGATCTCTCGCACGGCAGCTATTACGGCGGACGCAAGCCGGAAGACGGCCGCATCGACTGGACGCAATCCGCGCAGCAGGTCTACAACCTGATCCGCGCGGTCGCGCCGCCCTATCCCGGCGCGTTCACGGATTTCGACGGACAGCGTTTCATCGTCGCGCGCGCGCGCCTGGCCGCGCCCGGCGCGCTTCGCTCGGATTTGCCCCCGGGCCTGCACGTAAGCGATAATGCCGTTTTCGCGATCTGCGGCGACGGTCGCGCGATCACGATCCACGAGTTGCGGCGCCAGCTCGACGGCAGCGAAACTGTCGTCACGCCGGCCGAATTCGCCCAGCTCACTCAGATTCCCTCCCAAATTCCTCGCTCCTCATGA
- a CDS encoding glycosyltransferase has translation MSYSEHRAVAPEVSIIIPVYNEEAGLAALFARLYPALDALGTGYEVIFINDGSRDKSAALLAEQFRARPDTTRVILLNGNYGQHMAILAGFEQSRGEIVITLDADLQNPPEEIAKLVSKMREGYDYVGTIRLQRQDSLFRRKASRAMNRLRERITRIKMTDQGCMLRAYSRHIIDTINRCGEINTFIPALAYTFAQNPVEIEVAHEERFAGESKYSLYSLIRLNFDLVTGFSVVPLQWLSFIGVILSLGSAALFVLLLIRRFIIGAEVQGVFTLFAVIFFLLGVIIFALGLLGEYIGRIYQQVRARPRYLVQTILEQRDGTTVAEAPRQAVVQAVQAAPLVDQGPNP, from the coding sequence ATGAGTTATTCGGAACATCGCGCTGTCGCACCGGAAGTGTCGATCATCATCCCGGTGTACAACGAGGAAGCCGGGCTGGCCGCGCTGTTCGCGCGTCTGTACCCGGCGCTCGACGCGCTCGGCACCGGTTATGAAGTGATCTTCATCAACGACGGTAGCCGCGACAAATCCGCCGCGCTGCTCGCCGAGCAGTTCCGCGCGCGCCCCGACACCACCCGCGTGATCCTGCTGAACGGCAACTACGGCCAGCACATGGCGATCCTTGCGGGCTTCGAGCAATCGCGCGGCGAGATCGTCATCACGCTCGACGCCGATCTGCAGAACCCGCCGGAAGAAATCGCCAAGCTGGTTTCGAAGATGCGCGAAGGCTACGACTACGTCGGCACGATCCGGCTGCAGCGCCAGGACAGCCTGTTCCGCCGCAAGGCCTCGCGCGCGATGAACCGGCTGCGCGAACGCATCACCCGTATCAAGATGACCGACCAGGGCTGCATGCTGCGCGCTTACAGCCGGCACATCATCGACACGATCAATCGGTGCGGCGAAATCAACACGTTCATTCCGGCGCTCGCGTACACCTTCGCGCAGAATCCGGTCGAAATCGAAGTCGCGCACGAAGAGCGCTTTGCCGGCGAATCGAAGTACTCGCTGTATTCGCTGATCCGCCTGAATTTCGACCTCGTGACCGGTTTTTCGGTGGTGCCGCTGCAGTGGCTGTCGTTCATCGGCGTGATCCTGTCGCTCGGCTCCGCGGCGCTGTTCGTGCTGCTGCTGATTCGCCGCTTTATCATCGGCGCGGAAGTTCAAGGTGTGTTCACGCTGTTCGCCGTGATCTTCTTCCTGCTCGGCGTGATCATCTTCGCGCTCGGGCTGCTCGGTGAATACATCGGCCGGATTTATCAGCAGGTGCGCGCGCGTCCGCGTTATCTGGTGCAAACCATTCTCGAGCAGCGCGACGGTACGACCGTGGCCGAAGCGCCGCGTCAGGCCGTCGTGCAGGCCGTGCAGGCCGCGCCGCTGGTCGACCAGGGGCCGAATCCATGA
- a CDS encoding DUF47 domain-containing protein: MFGRFMPTEGKFFEIFNAHAACIVSASRELELLIDNLQDAETHKQNVQKAEKAADKLTHETIDLLHKTFITPLDRDEIHKLITTMDDILDLMEDVATAISLYDVQAVTSEASQLAHICTATSERVQFAVGLLSDMKQASQILKACEDIDRLESEADRVLRSAMSKLFREEDNVKTLIKLKAIYELLETITDKCEDVANIIEGIVLENA; this comes from the coding sequence ATGTTCGGTCGATTCATGCCCACCGAGGGCAAGTTCTTTGAAATTTTCAATGCGCACGCAGCGTGCATCGTCTCAGCAAGCCGTGAGCTGGAACTGCTGATCGACAATCTGCAAGACGCCGAGACCCACAAGCAGAACGTGCAGAAAGCCGAAAAGGCTGCCGACAAGCTCACGCACGAAACCATCGACCTGCTGCACAAGACCTTCATCACGCCGCTCGATCGCGATGAAATCCACAAGCTGATCACCACGATGGACGACATCCTCGATCTGATGGAGGACGTCGCCACTGCCATTTCGCTGTACGACGTGCAGGCTGTGACCTCCGAGGCGAGCCAGTTGGCGCACATCTGCACGGCGACTTCCGAGCGCGTGCAATTCGCCGTCGGCCTGCTGTCGGACATGAAGCAGGCGAGCCAGATCCTCAAGGCCTGCGAGGACATCGACCGGCTGGAATCGGAAGCCGACCGCGTGCTGCGCTCGGCCATGTCGAAACTGTTCCGCGAAGAAGACAACGTCAAGACCCTGATCAAGCTGAAAGCAATTTACGAATTGCTCGAGACGATCACGGACAAGTGTGAGGACGTAGCGAACATCATCGAAGGCATCGTGCTGGAAAACGCATAA
- a CDS encoding C40 family peptidase, which produces MRRLALSLLTVLLLAACAGAPQKTSSRGASGSSIVVANGAYHAPPPGFPNFVDHSIGREEISIQAMGLVGIPYRWGGNTPDSGFDCSGLVRYVIARAASVNLPRTTADMSGRGESIEPDEIAPGDLIFFNTTGRPHSHVGIYVGKLRFVNAPSTGGTVRLDYLTNPYWAKRFDGIRRVAAPAATPAPFDTPSYQAATPQPERVAPAYAGVAAGAAMPAASVAKAAVSAPPPAYAAGVQPGQSAQWQAQPPSSPSWSQPATRVATAPHAPLTAEAQPVAAAATSQADPFEPPPPGMSAAQIQARAAGAVSPAPVPAAQASAYDGTLGTAPAQQAMTSRAIPQTASTRAPDPIDAAADAFEPPPPASVAARQAQQAQRADANDGVQIMRASTASRGIPAPTQTTDDPIARFANSNF; this is translated from the coding sequence ATGCGCCGACTCGCCCTTTCCTTGCTGACCGTTCTGCTGCTTGCCGCCTGTGCCGGCGCGCCGCAGAAGACGTCGTCGCGTGGCGCGTCGGGCAGTTCGATCGTCGTCGCCAATGGCGCTTATCATGCGCCGCCGCCGGGCTTTCCGAATTTCGTCGATCACAGCATCGGCCGCGAGGAAATCTCCATTCAGGCGATGGGTCTGGTCGGCATTCCCTACCGCTGGGGCGGGAATACGCCGGATAGCGGCTTTGATTGCAGCGGACTGGTTCGTTATGTCATCGCGAGGGCGGCTTCGGTGAATCTGCCGCGCACCACGGCGGATATGAGCGGACGCGGCGAGTCGATCGAACCGGACGAGATCGCGCCGGGGGATCTGATTTTCTTCAACACGACGGGACGGCCGCATTCGCATGTCGGCATTTATGTCGGCAAGCTGCGCTTCGTCAATGCACCGTCGACGGGCGGCACCGTGCGGCTCGATTATCTGACCAACCCTTATTGGGCCAAGCGTTTCGACGGGATTCGCCGGGTCGCCGCACCGGCCGCAACGCCGGCGCCGTTCGATACGCCGAGCTATCAGGCCGCGACGCCGCAGCCTGAGCGGGTTGCGCCGGCTTATGCGGGGGTGGCGGCGGGCGCTGCGATGCCGGCAGCATCGGTGGCCAAGGCTGCGGTATCCGCACCGCCGCCGGCTTATGCCGCGGGCGTGCAGCCGGGGCAGTCGGCGCAATGGCAGGCGCAACCGCCGTCATCACCGTCGTGGTCACAGCCGGCGACTCGCGTCGCGACGGCGCCTCATGCGCCATTGACCGCCGAGGCGCAACCCGTCGCAGCCGCAGCGACTTCGCAAGCCGATCCGTTCGAACCGCCGCCGCCCGGCATGAGCGCCGCGCAAATCCAGGCCCGCGCAGCGGGCGCTGTGTCGCCGGCGCCGGTTCCGGCCGCTCAAGCCAGCGCGTATGACGGCACGCTCGGCACAGCCCCCGCTCAGCAGGCGATGACCTCACGCGCCATCCCGCAGACGGCGTCCACTCGTGCGCCCGACCCGATCGACGCCGCCGCGGATGCGTTCGAACCGCCGCCGCCCGCATCGGTGGCCGCACGTCAGGCTCAGCAGGCGCAGCGAGCCGATGCGAATGACGGCGTGCAGATCATGCGAGCCTCGACGGCCTCGCGCGGCATCCCCGCTCCGACGCAAACCACCGACGACCCCATCGCCCGCTTCGCCAACAGCAACTTCTAA